One stretch of Robbsia betulipollinis DNA includes these proteins:
- a CDS encoding VTT domain-containing protein, translated as MDTFLQFVGMLIHIDKFLGIFIQHYGGWVYAILFLIVFCETGLVVLPFLPGDSLLFIAGAFAASGAMSLGMLFVLLLLAAVLGNTLNYLIGSFIGPKVFDSNWRFLDRDALRKTHGFYERHGGKTLVLARFAPVVRTFAPFIAGVSGMSMVRFQAFNVLGAVLWVGALVIAGYFFGNLPFVRQYLNVIVLVGVFAAVVPLAAGAIWKLFRKPRGGVRPN; from the coding sequence TTGGACACGTTTTTGCAGTTTGTCGGGATGCTGATCCATATCGACAAGTTTCTCGGCATTTTCATTCAGCATTACGGCGGCTGGGTCTACGCCATTCTCTTCCTGATCGTTTTCTGCGAAACCGGTCTGGTGGTGTTGCCGTTCCTGCCCGGGGACTCGCTGCTGTTCATCGCCGGCGCGTTCGCGGCGAGCGGCGCGATGTCCCTCGGCATGCTGTTCGTGCTGCTGTTGCTGGCGGCCGTGCTCGGCAACACGTTGAACTACCTGATCGGGTCCTTCATCGGGCCGAAGGTATTCGATTCGAACTGGCGTTTCCTCGACCGCGACGCGTTGCGCAAGACGCACGGTTTCTACGAACGCCATGGCGGCAAGACGCTCGTGCTCGCCCGTTTCGCGCCGGTCGTGCGCACGTTCGCGCCGTTCATCGCCGGGGTGTCCGGCATGAGCATGGTGCGTTTCCAGGCGTTCAACGTGCTGGGTGCGGTGCTGTGGGTAGGTGCGCTGGTGATCGCCGGCTATTTCTTCGGCAATCTGCCGTTCGTGCGCCAGTACCTGAACGTGATCGTCCTGGTCGGCGTGTTCGCGGCGGTCGTGCCGCTCGCGGCCGGCGCGATCTGGAAGCTGTTCAGGAAACCGCGCGGCGGCGTGCGCCCGAACTGA
- the mutL gene encoding DNA mismatch repair endonuclease MutL translates to MPAPRAIQALPDQLVSQIAAGEVVERPASVVKELVENALDAGARTLRVVLEGGGVKRISITDDGSGIPAGELPLALLRHATSKIRSLHELEAVATLGFRGEALASIASVAQMSVTSRTAESAHATRIDADTGALTPAAGAVGTTIEVRELYFNTPARRKFLKSEQTEFGHCLEVVRRAALSFPAVAISVLHNGRAVEHWNLAEPMQRIAKVMGEGFAHAYLPVDETAGPIAVVGCAGLPTTSRGRADQQYFFVNGRFVRDRLLGHAVRAAYQDVLHGDRFPAYVLFLDLPPEAVDVNVHPSKIEVRFRDSRAIHQFVFHAVQRALARHAGESAQTADAGHAASLAATADGAASVTSFGGAPFGGAPFGGAPFGGAPSGGAPFGGAPSGGAPSGGAPSGGTSGSGGGAFTASGTRPGQGSSTWLPQPRFQPSLPIGQTGGSTLSHYDALFGRREPGTAPSGAPSFGGERRASPLFAAEGDAPVYGGGNDGNGVSAPANGPAGMPGVDGIPRMPFGQTGDDEDHPLGFALGQVHGVYVLAQNTRGMIIVDMHAAHERILYEQFKTALADRAIAVQPLLIPVSLPADPIEIGTVEENRATLDVLGFDIAPISPTTLAIRAVPALLKDADLVLLARSLIADLQAWGGSRVLTEHQHALLGTLACHHAVRANRRLTLDEMNALLRQMEATERADQCNHGRPTWYQLTIGDLDRLFMRGQ, encoded by the coding sequence ATGCCCGCGCCGCGCGCGATCCAGGCCCTGCCGGACCAGCTGGTCAGCCAGATCGCCGCGGGCGAGGTGGTGGAGCGCCCGGCGTCGGTGGTCAAGGAACTGGTCGAGAATGCGCTCGACGCCGGCGCGCGCACGCTGCGGGTCGTGCTCGAGGGCGGCGGCGTCAAGCGCATCAGCATCACCGACGACGGCAGCGGCATCCCGGCCGGGGAACTGCCGCTCGCGCTGTTGCGGCACGCGACGAGCAAGATCCGCTCGCTGCACGAACTCGAAGCGGTGGCCACGCTCGGCTTTCGCGGCGAAGCGCTGGCCTCGATCGCCTCGGTCGCGCAGATGTCGGTGACGAGCCGCACCGCGGAGAGCGCGCACGCTACCCGGATCGATGCCGACACCGGCGCGCTGACCCCTGCGGCCGGCGCGGTCGGCACGACCATCGAGGTGCGTGAGCTGTATTTCAACACCCCGGCGCGGCGCAAGTTCCTGAAGAGCGAGCAGACCGAATTCGGCCATTGCCTGGAAGTCGTGCGGCGCGCGGCGCTGTCGTTTCCGGCGGTGGCGATCTCGGTCCTGCACAACGGCCGCGCGGTCGAGCACTGGAACCTGGCCGAACCGATGCAGCGCATCGCCAAGGTCATGGGCGAGGGTTTCGCGCATGCCTATCTGCCGGTCGACGAGACCGCCGGGCCCATCGCGGTGGTCGGCTGCGCGGGGCTGCCGACCACCAGCAGGGGGCGCGCGGACCAGCAATACTTCTTCGTCAACGGCCGCTTCGTGCGTGACCGCCTGCTCGGACACGCGGTGCGCGCCGCCTACCAGGACGTGCTGCACGGCGACCGTTTCCCGGCCTATGTGCTGTTCCTCGACCTGCCGCCCGAGGCCGTCGACGTCAACGTCCATCCGTCGAAGATCGAAGTGCGGTTCCGCGACTCGCGCGCGATCCACCAGTTCGTGTTCCATGCGGTGCAACGGGCGCTGGCCCGGCACGCCGGCGAGTCCGCACAGACCGCCGACGCGGGCCACGCGGCCTCGCTCGCCGCCACGGCGGACGGCGCGGCGTCGGTGACGTCGTTTGGCGGAGCGCCCTTTGGCGGTGCGCCCTTTGGCGGTGCGCCCTTTGGCGGCGCGCCCTCTGGCGGAGCGCCCTTTGGCGGCGCGCCCTCCGGCGGCGCGCCCTCCGGCGGTGCGCCCTCCGGCGGCACGTCCGGCTCTGGCGGAGGCGCTTTCACCGCATCGGGCACGCGTCCGGGCCAGGGGTCGAGCACCTGGTTGCCGCAACCGCGTTTCCAACCGTCGCTGCCGATCGGTCAGACGGGCGGATCGACCCTTTCGCATTACGACGCACTGTTCGGCCGCCGCGAGCCGGGCACGGCCCCGTCGGGCGCCCCGTCGTTCGGCGGCGAGCGCCGTGCCTCGCCGCTGTTCGCGGCCGAAGGCGATGCGCCGGTCTACGGCGGCGGCAATGACGGCAATGGCGTCAGCGCACCGGCGAACGGCCCTGCCGGTATGCCGGGCGTCGATGGCATCCCGCGCATGCCGTTCGGCCAGACCGGCGACGACGAGGACCATCCGCTGGGTTTCGCCCTGGGACAGGTGCACGGCGTCTACGTGCTGGCGCAGAACACGCGCGGCATGATCATCGTCGACATGCACGCGGCGCACGAACGCATTCTCTACGAACAGTTCAAGACCGCGCTGGCCGATCGTGCGATCGCGGTCCAGCCGCTGTTGATTCCCGTCTCGCTGCCGGCCGATCCGATCGAGATCGGCACGGTCGAGGAAAACCGCGCGACGCTCGATGTCCTGGGGTTCGACATCGCGCCGATCTCGCCGACGACGCTGGCGATCCGCGCCGTCCCGGCCCTGCTCAAGGATGCGGACCTGGTCTTGCTGGCGCGCTCGCTGATTGCGGATCTGCAGGCCTGGGGCGGTTCCCGGGTCTTGACCGAACACCAGCACGCGCTGCTCGGCACGCTCGCCTGCCACCACGCGGTGCGGGCGAACCGGCGGCTGACGCTCGACGAGATGAACGCGCTGCTCCGTCAGATGGAGGCGACCGAACGCGCCGACCAGTGCAATCACGGGCGCCCCACCTGGTACCAGTTGACGATCGGCGATCTCGACCGGCTCTTCATGCGCGGCCAATGA
- the miaA gene encoding tRNA (adenosine(37)-N6)-dimethylallyltransferase MiaA yields the protein MTAHAPGTDIVCLLGPTASGKTAAALEVARRRAARGQTVEIISVDSALVYRGMDIGTAKPTAAERALAPHHLIDIRDPAEAYSAAEFRADTLRLSAEILARGALPLLVGGTMLYYRALTQGLAALPGADPALRATLDAEALTRGWPALHARLAVHDPQTAARLAPNDAQRIQRALEVWMLSGETLSALLAKPAPDTDTAGETHFVPVSLEPSDRSVLHRRIEARFDAMLAGGLVDEVARLRARGDLTAALPAMRCVGYRQVWDYLDGPDGPEAWRIMRDKGVFATRQLCKRQLTWLRSFTGRQVVDCSAPDTVARAADAIEARWDGAPHPSLRR from the coding sequence ATGACTGCGCATGCACCGGGCACCGACATCGTCTGCCTGCTGGGCCCGACCGCCTCGGGCAAGACCGCCGCCGCGCTGGAGGTGGCCCGCCGTCGTGCCGCGCGCGGTCAGACGGTGGAAATCATCAGCGTCGATTCGGCGCTCGTCTACCGGGGCATGGACATCGGCACCGCGAAACCGACGGCCGCCGAACGCGCGCTGGCGCCGCATCACCTGATCGACATTCGCGATCCGGCCGAGGCGTATTCGGCCGCCGAATTCCGCGCGGACACCTTGCGGCTGAGCGCCGAGATCCTCGCGCGCGGCGCGCTGCCGCTGCTGGTCGGCGGCACCATGCTCTACTACCGGGCGCTGACGCAGGGGCTCGCGGCGTTGCCGGGCGCGGATCCGGCGCTGCGCGCCACGCTCGACGCCGAGGCGCTGACACGCGGCTGGCCCGCGCTGCACGCGCGCCTGGCCGTGCACGATCCGCAGACCGCCGCCCGTCTTGCCCCGAACGACGCGCAGCGCATCCAGCGCGCGCTCGAAGTGTGGATGCTGAGTGGCGAGACGTTGTCGGCGCTGCTCGCGAAACCCGCGCCGGATACCGATACGGCCGGGGAGACGCATTTCGTACCCGTATCGCTGGAGCCCTCGGACCGGTCGGTGCTGCACCGGCGCATCGAGGCGCGCTTCGATGCGATGCTGGCGGGGGGACTCGTCGACGAGGTGGCGCGCCTGCGCGCGCGCGGCGATCTCACCGCGGCGCTGCCGGCGATGCGCTGCGTGGGGTACCGGCAGGTCTGGGACTATCTGGACGGGCCCGACGGCCCCGAGGCATGGCGAATCATGCGCGACAAGGGTGTCTTCGCGACCCGCCAGTTGTGCAAGCGCCAGTTGACCTGGCTGCGCAGCTTCACCGGGCGGCAGGTGGTGGATTGCAGCGCGCCCGACACCGTCGCACGGGCCGCGGACGCGATCGAGGCGCGCTGGGACGGCGCCCCTCACCCATCATTGCGACGTTAG
- the purM gene encoding phosphoribosylformylglycinamidine cyclo-ligase, with protein MNQPKDSLDAQPTPSAPPAPPTGLSYRDAGVDIDAGDALVDRIKPLAKRTMREGVLNGIGGFGALFEIPKRYKEPVLVSGTDGVGTKLRLAFDLNRHDTVGQDLVAMSVNDILVQGAEPLFFLDYFACGKLDVDTAARVVGGIATGCELAGCALIGGETAEMPGMYPDGEYDLAGFAVGAVEKSRIIDGRDIASGDVVLGLASSGIHSNGYSLVRKIIERAAPDLDADFDGRSLADALMAPTRIYVKPVLALLEKIAVKGIAHITGGGLVENIPRILGDGLSAELDHRAWPLPPLFQWLQQHGGVADAEMHRVFNCGIGLVMVVSAGDAAAASALLAAAGETVWQIGQVRARAEGEAQTVVV; from the coding sequence ATGAACCAACCGAAAGACTCCCTCGACGCGCAGCCGACGCCGTCCGCTCCGCCCGCGCCGCCCACGGGACTGTCCTACCGCGATGCCGGCGTGGATATCGATGCCGGCGACGCGCTCGTCGACCGGATCAAGCCGCTCGCCAAGCGCACGATGCGCGAAGGCGTGCTCAACGGCATCGGCGGTTTCGGCGCGTTGTTCGAGATACCGAAGCGTTACAAGGAGCCCGTGCTCGTGTCGGGAACCGATGGCGTGGGCACGAAGCTGCGCCTGGCGTTCGATCTGAACCGCCACGACACCGTCGGTCAGGATCTGGTCGCGATGAGCGTCAACGACATCCTGGTGCAGGGCGCCGAACCCCTGTTCTTCCTCGATTACTTCGCCTGCGGCAAGCTCGACGTGGACACCGCGGCGCGTGTCGTCGGCGGCATCGCCACCGGCTGCGAACTCGCCGGCTGCGCGCTGATCGGCGGCGAAACGGCGGAAATGCCCGGCATGTACCCGGACGGCGAATACGACCTGGCGGGTTTCGCGGTCGGCGCGGTCGAGAAAAGCCGGATCATCGACGGGCGCGACATCGCTTCCGGCGACGTGGTGCTGGGTCTCGCCTCCAGCGGCATCCATTCGAACGGCTATTCGCTGGTGCGCAAGATCATCGAGCGCGCCGCGCCCGACCTCGACGCGGATTTCGACGGCCGGTCGCTCGCCGACGCGCTGATGGCGCCCACCCGCATCTACGTGAAGCCGGTGCTCGCGCTGCTCGAGAAGATCGCGGTGAAGGGCATCGCCCACATCACCGGCGGCGGTCTCGTCGAGAACATTCCGCGTATCCTCGGCGACGGCCTGAGCGCCGAACTCGATCATCGCGCCTGGCCGCTGCCGCCGTTGTTCCAGTGGCTGCAGCAGCATGGCGGCGTCGCCGATGCGGAAATGCACCGGGTCTTCAACTGCGGGATCGGCCTGGTGATGGTCGTATCGGCCGGCGATGCGGCCGCGGCGAGCGCGCTGCTGGCGGCGGCGGGCGAGACCGTCTGGCAGATCGGCCAGGTACGCGCGCGCGCCGAGGGCGAGGCGCAGACCGTCGTCGTCTAA